The proteins below come from a single Cannabis sativa cultivar Pink pepper isolate KNU-18-1 chromosome 3, ASM2916894v1, whole genome shotgun sequence genomic window:
- the LOC115704359 gene encoding protein EXECUTER 2, chloroplastic isoform X1, with amino-acid sequence MAVANSWGVGQTMSVSPFRPFSCSSDFSSNKSINNRLSFVLGWGCSFQAKPQVSSPSSSSSSSSSSKNRRTSSLHCRCTNSSTDCNGSSLEWDWNRWSRHFSETEQAESFASVLKFQLEEAIEKEDFQEAVKLKMAIEEATSKDSVAEIMNQLQIAIDEERYHDASKLCKHTGSGLVGWWVGYPKDSDDPFGRLIHIVPGVGRFVGRSYSPRQLVTASSGTPLFEIYVVKNHDDTYVMQVVYLQRAKGNSKSPAISLNKPVKSQSTSEVENEPVVDVQEIEDKAGKSEEKGLNIEEATEEGIKSVINFLKDKIPGLKVKVMNVNVNEEVIEDGDSMKQLMQENNEKADCSDTSEDEESSSLDEIQPDEVTLGGSDTTEEEKEMDMKLFIGGIVHNIEDTSSKDDYMRHPAEIKDMERDSFLLHIPGRNLDSDTKEDKLSKVKVAALAAQGVSELMPPEVAKAFLKSDKISSKVSRNVREIVKLAVSQAQKRSTLSEYTKFSRITTCEGDLDPFDGLYVGSFGPYGTEVVQLRRKFGHWKGSDAKDNNSSDVEFFEYVEAVKLTGDLNVPAGQVTFRAKIGRGNRVSNRGMYPEELGVVASYKGQGRIAEFGFRNPQWVDGELLQLNGKVTKLYKPFSNKRHGRKQNCLVLLLKLSIIISGFFFELD; translated from the exons ATGGCGGTGGCCAATTCATGGGGAGTGGGTCAAACTATGTCTGTTTCCCCATTCAGACCCTTCTCTTGTTCCTCAGATTTCTCCTCCAACAAGTCTATCAATAATCGACTCAGTTTCGTTCTGGGTTGGGGTTGTTCTTTTCAAGCCAAGCCCCAAGTCTCCTccccatcatcatcatcctcttcttcttcttcctctaaaAATCGCAGGACCTCCAGTCTTCACTGCCGCTGCACTAACAGCTCTACCGACTGTAATGGGTCTTCTTTAGAATGGGATTGGAATAGGTGGAGTCGCCATTTTTCTGAGACTGAACAAGCTGAGAGCTTTGCCTCTGTCCTCAAG TTTCAACTTGAAGAGGCAATTGAGAAAGAAGACTTTCAAGAAGCTGTAAAGTTGAAAATGGCCATTGAAGAAGCTACGTCTAAGGACAGTGTTGCTGAAATCATGAATCAGTTGCAG ATTGCAATAGATGAAGAACGATATCACGATGCTTCAAAATTGTGTAAACACACAGGAAGTGGACTG GTAGGTTGGTGGGTTGGTTACCCAAAAGATTCTGACGATCCCTTTGGCAGGTTAATACACATTGTCCCTGGAGTGGGAAGATTTGTTGGTAGAAGTTACAGTCCAAG ACAGTTGGTCACTGCATCTTCCGGAACTCCACTTTTTGAAATTTATGTTGTTAAAAATCATGATGACACTTATGTTATGCAG GTTGTGTACTTGCAACGAGCCAAAGGCAATTCGAAAAGCCCTGCAATCTCATTAAATAAACCTGTAAAAAGCCAATCTACATCCGAAGTTGAGAATGAGCCTGTGGTAGATGTTCAGGAAATTGAAGACAAGGCAGGAAAGAGCGAGGAGAAAGGCCTTAATATTGAGGAAGCAACTGAGGAGGGTATAAAAAGTGTGATCAATTTTCTTAAAGATAAAATTCCTGGGCTGAAGGTTAAAGTCATGAATGTCAATGTTAATGAGGAAGTGATCGAGGATGGTGATTCGATGAAGCAGTTGATGCAAGAAAATAATGAGAAAGCAGATTGCAGTGATACTTCTGAAGATGAAGAAAGTAGTAGCTTGGATGAGATTCAACCTGATGAGGTCACTCTGGGAGGTAGTGATACAACAGAAGAGGAAAAGGAAATGGACATGAAGCTTTTCATCGGTGGAATTGTACATAACATTGAAGATACTTCCTCTAAGGATGATTACATGCGTCACCCAGCTGAAATAAAAGATATGGAGAGGGATTCTTTTCTGTTGCATATTCCTGGCAGAAATCTAGATTCTGATACCAAAGAGGATAAATTGTCAAAAGTCAAAGTGGCAGCTCTAGCAGCTCAAGGTGTCTCTGAGCTTATGCCTCCTGAGGTTGCCAAGGCATTTTTGAAGTCTGACAAGATTTCTTCAAAG GTTTCAAGAAATGTTCGTGAAATAGTTAAACTTGCTGTCAGTCAAGCACAGAAAAGGAGTACGCTATCTGAATACACCAAGTTCAGTCGAATTACCACTTGTGAAGGAGATCTAGATCCATTCGATG GCCTATATGTTGGTTCATTTGGCCCGTATGGCACTGAGGTAGTACAGCTGAGGCGTAAATTTGGCCACTGGAAAGGTTCAGATGCTAAAGACAATAATTCTTCAGATGTGGAGTTCTTTGAATATGTTGAGGCAGTGAAACTAACTGGAGATTTGAATGTTCCTGCTGGCCAG GTGACATTCCGTGCTAAAATTGGGAGAGGGAACCGTGTTTCGAACCGAGGGATGTATCCAGAGGAATTAGGAGTG GTTGCAAGCTATAAAGGTCAAGGAAGAATAGCTGAATTTGGGTTCCGGAATCCACAATGGGTTGATGGAGAACTTCTACAGCTCAACGGCAAGGTAACTAAACTTTACAAGCCGTTTTCAAACAAAAGACATGGGAGGAAACAAAATTGTCTTGTTCTTCTATTGAAGCTTTCCATAATAATCTCtggatttttttttgaacttgaTTGA
- the LOC115704359 gene encoding protein EXECUTER 2, chloroplastic isoform X2, producing the protein MAVANSWGVGQTMSVSPFRPFSCSSDFSSNKSINNRLSFVLGWGCSFQAKPQVSSPSSSSSSSSSSKNRRTSSLHCRCTNSSTDCNGSSLEWDWNRWSRHFSETEQAESFASVLKFQLEEAIEKEDFQEAVKLKMAIEEATSKDSVAEIMNQLQIAIDEERYHDASKLCKHTGSGLVGWWVGYPKDSDDPFGRLIHIVPGVGRFVGRSYSPRQLVTASSGTPLFEIYVVKNHDDTYVMQVVYLQRAKGNSKSPAISLNKPVKSQSTSEVENEPVVDVQEIEDKAGKSEEKGLNIEEATEEGIKSVINFLKDKIPGLKVKVMNVNVNEEVIEDGDSMKQLMQENNEKADCSDTSEDEESSSLDEIQPDEVTLGGSDTTEEEKEMDMKLFIGGIVHNIEDTSSKDDYMRHPAEIKDMERDSFLLHIPGRNLDSDTKEDKLSKVKVAALAAQGVSELMPPEVAKAFLKSDKISSKVSRNVREIVKLAVSQAQKRSTLSEYTKFSRITTCEGDLDPFDGLYVGSFGPYGTEVVQLRRKFGHWKGSDAKDNNSSDVEFFEYVEAVKLTGDLNVPAGQVTFRAKIGRGNRVSNRGMYPEELGVVASYKGQGRIAEFGFRNPQWVDGELLQLNGKGMGPFVKGADLGFLYVVPEQSFLVLFNRLKLPH; encoded by the exons ATGGCGGTGGCCAATTCATGGGGAGTGGGTCAAACTATGTCTGTTTCCCCATTCAGACCCTTCTCTTGTTCCTCAGATTTCTCCTCCAACAAGTCTATCAATAATCGACTCAGTTTCGTTCTGGGTTGGGGTTGTTCTTTTCAAGCCAAGCCCCAAGTCTCCTccccatcatcatcatcctcttcttcttcttcctctaaaAATCGCAGGACCTCCAGTCTTCACTGCCGCTGCACTAACAGCTCTACCGACTGTAATGGGTCTTCTTTAGAATGGGATTGGAATAGGTGGAGTCGCCATTTTTCTGAGACTGAACAAGCTGAGAGCTTTGCCTCTGTCCTCAAG TTTCAACTTGAAGAGGCAATTGAGAAAGAAGACTTTCAAGAAGCTGTAAAGTTGAAAATGGCCATTGAAGAAGCTACGTCTAAGGACAGTGTTGCTGAAATCATGAATCAGTTGCAG ATTGCAATAGATGAAGAACGATATCACGATGCTTCAAAATTGTGTAAACACACAGGAAGTGGACTG GTAGGTTGGTGGGTTGGTTACCCAAAAGATTCTGACGATCCCTTTGGCAGGTTAATACACATTGTCCCTGGAGTGGGAAGATTTGTTGGTAGAAGTTACAGTCCAAG ACAGTTGGTCACTGCATCTTCCGGAACTCCACTTTTTGAAATTTATGTTGTTAAAAATCATGATGACACTTATGTTATGCAG GTTGTGTACTTGCAACGAGCCAAAGGCAATTCGAAAAGCCCTGCAATCTCATTAAATAAACCTGTAAAAAGCCAATCTACATCCGAAGTTGAGAATGAGCCTGTGGTAGATGTTCAGGAAATTGAAGACAAGGCAGGAAAGAGCGAGGAGAAAGGCCTTAATATTGAGGAAGCAACTGAGGAGGGTATAAAAAGTGTGATCAATTTTCTTAAAGATAAAATTCCTGGGCTGAAGGTTAAAGTCATGAATGTCAATGTTAATGAGGAAGTGATCGAGGATGGTGATTCGATGAAGCAGTTGATGCAAGAAAATAATGAGAAAGCAGATTGCAGTGATACTTCTGAAGATGAAGAAAGTAGTAGCTTGGATGAGATTCAACCTGATGAGGTCACTCTGGGAGGTAGTGATACAACAGAAGAGGAAAAGGAAATGGACATGAAGCTTTTCATCGGTGGAATTGTACATAACATTGAAGATACTTCCTCTAAGGATGATTACATGCGTCACCCAGCTGAAATAAAAGATATGGAGAGGGATTCTTTTCTGTTGCATATTCCTGGCAGAAATCTAGATTCTGATACCAAAGAGGATAAATTGTCAAAAGTCAAAGTGGCAGCTCTAGCAGCTCAAGGTGTCTCTGAGCTTATGCCTCCTGAGGTTGCCAAGGCATTTTTGAAGTCTGACAAGATTTCTTCAAAG GTTTCAAGAAATGTTCGTGAAATAGTTAAACTTGCTGTCAGTCAAGCACAGAAAAGGAGTACGCTATCTGAATACACCAAGTTCAGTCGAATTACCACTTGTGAAGGAGATCTAGATCCATTCGATG GCCTATATGTTGGTTCATTTGGCCCGTATGGCACTGAGGTAGTACAGCTGAGGCGTAAATTTGGCCACTGGAAAGGTTCAGATGCTAAAGACAATAATTCTTCAGATGTGGAGTTCTTTGAATATGTTGAGGCAGTGAAACTAACTGGAGATTTGAATGTTCCTGCTGGCCAG GTGACATTCCGTGCTAAAATTGGGAGAGGGAACCGTGTTTCGAACCGAGGGATGTATCCAGAGGAATTAGGAGTG GTTGCAAGCTATAAAGGTCAAGGAAGAATAGCTGAATTTGGGTTCCGGAATCCACAATGGGTTGATGGAGAACTTCTACAGCTCAACGGCAAG GGTATGGGACCATTTGTCAAAGGTGCTGATTTAGGATTCCTATATGTTGTTCCTGAGCAAAGTTTTCTTGTGCTGTTCAACCGTTTGAAACTACCACACTGA